A region from the Methanoculleus sp. SDB genome encodes:
- a CDS encoding ribosome biogenesis protein, which yields MTGRIRRCTRDGTYTLAPACPACGGPTGSAHPARFSPQDRYRDYRRRMKQWNQYA from the coding sequence ATGACCGGACGTATCCGCCGGTGCACCCGTGACGGCACGTACACACTTGCCCCCGCCTGTCCTGCCTGCGGCGGTCCCACGGGCAGTGCGCATCCGGCACGCTTTTCTCCGCAGGATCGGTATCGGGACTACCGTCGGAGGATGAAACAATGGAACCAATATGCGTAA